The following are encoded in a window of Pseudomonas sp. St316 genomic DNA:
- a CDS encoding MFS transporter, producing the protein MSPLIRLLGSFIALMMAMGIGRFALTPQLPHLIGEGQIDLTAAGLIAAANYLGYFLGALDAMFARRPEQVRQRLLGGLWLCVLLTLSSFWAWGFWPHLALRFGTGVASAWVLVMITALSQPLAATAGRPRLGALVFAGPGLGIFLTGLLALGSNLLGQTSATLWLVYAGVALVMLLVILPILPQPAAAVVATPVSASPNRGITRLGVVYALYGVGYIIPATFLSQMASAQFHGQWQADLFWPCFGLAAASGVLLVSLRRPNPNTTGRWLMGTLWLQAAGVFACLLGSGPGLALGVILCGTPFLACMQLVMLRSRELAPHATQRNAGLLTACFAVGQLSGPLLAALSSHFSGGLQPALIIAGSGLLLAGGLLLRPASRGAARPCAQTALR; encoded by the coding sequence CGCCTGCTCGGCAGTTTCATCGCTCTGATGATGGCCATGGGCATCGGCCGCTTCGCCCTTACGCCCCAGTTACCTCATTTGATCGGCGAAGGTCAGATCGACTTGACCGCCGCCGGTCTGATTGCTGCGGCCAACTACCTGGGTTATTTCCTCGGCGCGCTGGATGCCATGTTCGCCCGCCGTCCGGAACAGGTGCGGCAGCGGTTGCTCGGCGGCTTGTGGTTGTGCGTGCTGCTGACCTTGTCGTCGTTCTGGGCCTGGGGTTTCTGGCCACACCTGGCCTTGCGTTTTGGCACTGGCGTGGCGAGCGCCTGGGTGCTGGTGATGATCACCGCCCTGAGCCAACCCTTGGCAGCCACGGCGGGACGGCCACGGCTCGGCGCACTGGTGTTTGCCGGACCGGGGCTGGGAATTTTCCTGACCGGCCTGCTCGCCCTGGGTTCGAACCTGCTGGGCCAGACCTCCGCGACGCTGTGGCTGGTGTATGCCGGCGTGGCGTTGGTGATGCTGCTGGTGATCTTGCCGATCCTGCCACAGCCCGCCGCCGCGGTCGTTGCAACACCCGTCAGCGCCTCGCCAAACCGTGGCATCACTCGACTTGGCGTGGTGTACGCCCTGTACGGTGTGGGCTACATCATTCCGGCGACATTCCTGTCGCAGATGGCCTCGGCGCAGTTCCACGGGCAATGGCAAGCAGACCTGTTCTGGCCCTGCTTCGGCTTGGCGGCCGCCAGCGGCGTGTTGCTGGTCAGCCTGCGTCGCCCCAACCCGAACACCACCGGTCGCTGGCTGATGGGTACGCTCTGGCTGCAAGCCGCTGGAGTATTTGCCTGCCTGCTGGGCAGTGGACCGGGGCTGGCGTTGGGGGTGATCCTGTGTGGCACGCCGTTCCTGGCTTGTATGCAGCTGGTGATGCTGCGCTCCCGGGAACTGGCGCCCCACGCCACCCAGCGCAACGCTGGCCTGTTGACCGCCTGCTTTGCCGTGGGCCAGCTCAGCGGGCCTCTGCTGGCGGCGTTGAGCAGCCATTTCAGCGGCGGCCTGCAACCAGCGCTGATCATCGCCGGCAGCGGTCTGCTGCTGGCCGGCGGCCTGCTGCTGCGGCCCGCCAGCCGGGGCGCGGCAAGGCCATGCGCCCAGACCGCGCTGCGTTGA
- a CDS encoding NCS1 family nucleobase:cation symporter-1, with protein sequence MSEQLPNGYSPRLYNEDLGPLPQKWNWYNIFAFWMSDVHSVGGYVFAASLFALGLASWQVLIALLGGICIVQLIANLVAKPSQQAAVPYPVICRLAFGVFGANIPAVIRGLIAVAWYGIQTYLASSALIIVVLRFFPSMEAYATPHFAGLSYLGWFGFLSLWFVQALVFWTGMESIRRFIDWAGPVVYAVMFLLAGWIVWKAGWSNISFTLGEKSLSGWQAFGQVIVATALVVSYFSGPTLNFGDFSRYCRSMSDVRRGNFWGLPVNFLAFSLVTVVIVSGTLPVFGEMLHDPIATVARIDNSVAVLLGAFAFVTATIGINIVANFVSPAFDFANVAPSKISWRAGGMIAAVASIFITPWNLFNNPEVIHYTLDVLAAFIGPLFGILLVDYYLIKKQQIDVDALFNDGPSGRYYYSGGINWTAVKALIPATLMGVAITFTPLLQPMANFAWFTGCFLGGVLYFALARRELAAHLSPSLSQA encoded by the coding sequence ATGTCCGAGCAATTGCCCAACGGCTACAGCCCCCGCCTCTATAACGAGGACTTGGGCCCGCTGCCGCAGAAATGGAATTGGTACAACATTTTCGCCTTCTGGATGAGCGATGTGCACAGCGTGGGTGGCTACGTATTCGCCGCCAGCCTGTTCGCGTTGGGCCTGGCAAGCTGGCAGGTGTTGATCGCCTTGCTGGGTGGGATCTGCATCGTGCAGTTGATCGCCAACCTGGTCGCCAAGCCGAGCCAGCAGGCGGCAGTACCGTACCCGGTGATCTGTCGGCTGGCGTTCGGCGTGTTCGGGGCGAATATTCCTGCCGTCATTCGTGGCTTGATCGCCGTGGCCTGGTACGGCATTCAGACGTACCTGGCCTCCAGTGCGTTGATCATTGTGGTGTTGCGGTTTTTTCCTTCGATGGAAGCCTACGCGACGCCGCATTTTGCCGGTTTGTCCTACCTGGGCTGGTTCGGTTTCCTCAGCTTGTGGTTCGTCCAGGCGCTGGTGTTCTGGACCGGTATGGAATCGATCCGTCGTTTCATCGACTGGGCCGGGCCGGTGGTCTATGCGGTGATGTTCCTGTTGGCCGGTTGGATCGTGTGGAAGGCCGGCTGGAGCAACATCAGCTTCACCCTGGGGGAAAAGTCCCTGTCCGGTTGGCAAGCGTTCGGCCAGGTAATCGTGGCGACGGCGCTGGTGGTGTCGTACTTTTCCGGTCCGACCCTGAACTTCGGCGATTTCAGCCGTTACTGCCGGAGCATGTCTGACGTACGCCGGGGGAATTTCTGGGGGCTGCCGGTGAATTTCCTGGCGTTCTCCCTGGTCACCGTGGTGATCGTTTCCGGGACCTTGCCGGTGTTCGGCGAAATGCTCCACGACCCGATTGCCACCGTGGCGCGCATCGACAACAGTGTGGCCGTCTTGCTGGGCGCCTTTGCTTTCGTGACCGCCACCATAGGCATCAACATTGTCGCCAACTTCGTTTCCCCGGCGTTCGACTTCGCCAACGTCGCGCCCAGCAAGATCAGCTGGCGCGCCGGCGGCATGATCGCGGCGGTGGCCTCGATTTTCATCACGCCGTGGAACCTGTTCAATAACCCTGAAGTGATCCACTACACCCTCGACGTGCTGGCGGCGTTCATCGGCCCGCTGTTCGGGATCCTGCTGGTGGATTACTACCTGATCAAAAAACAGCAGATCGACGTCGACGCGCTGTTCAATGACGGGCCGAGCGGGCGCTATTACTACAGTGGCGGCATTAACTGGACTGCGGTGAAGGCGTTGATCCCGGCGACGTTGATGGGCGTGGCGATCACCTTCACACCGCTGCTGCAACCGATGGCCAACTTTGCCTGGTTCACCGGTTGCTTCCTCGGCGGGGTGTTGTATTTCGCCTTGGCGCGACGCGAGTTGGCTGCGCACCTGAGCCCATCGCTCAGCCAGGCCTGA